A section of the Desulfobaccales bacterium genome encodes:
- a CDS encoding HDIG domain-containing metalloprotein → MAEREPASPPSRPAKGRVNLPAWLSRLMPPRFRSVMAWDRWRKLFLLAGLSLVLALLLAPPPQRPLHHYQVGQIAREDLKAPQDLLVEDADTTAKRQQEAVAQVPPVLDLDEEAAEHINERLHRAMAFMREQLQRLGANGKASGGAYQELLENLKPEFDRLLGVSLPGPTFLLLARGDFSPSLEALAKRLVQEFCRQGVIGSRTLPTPEPKEITLRRLPSRKEQVLSPPFPFVEVDNLRQPVAKVCRDIGGNIPPADRWLVCDLVQFLLTPNVTLNLAETQERRQAAMRQVKPVFFPVKKGELLVRAGERLTPTHLAKIQALSRVSSPRRQVVIFLGVFLSFMLLMGISYHLARLSLKRFSTQFKDLLFLAVLLAAHTGLCRLFLGLGELLAASRPELGTHLVYGWPVALAPILAALFLGLETGLGVAFLSATLAALLLDKPFPIFLYFLSAGLVGIWGVRSCQQRADLIRAGLAVALVNLVMLTAFKLLDYPFTLKELLLGQALAIGGGVFTGILALGLTPLAEMGFRYSSNIRLLELLNLDQPLLKELMLVAPGTYHHSLVVGQMVEAAAAAIGANPLLAKAAAYYHDIGKIKKPLYFVENQIGVENRHEKLAPSMSSLILIAHVKEGAELARKHHLGEQIADIIRQHHGTCFISYFYQKAKALASDPSQVHMEDYRYPGPRPQTKEAGLVLIADQLEAASRTLTDPTPARVTGMVQKIINNIFADGQLDECELTLKELHLIAKHCIKVLNGICHHRIQYPQPVEKTRANDHLDKQPPAKDQARAANGADKSREDLKRLGMV, encoded by the coding sequence GTGGCTGAGCGTGAACCCGCCTCACCTCCCAGCCGCCCCGCCAAAGGCCGGGTGAATCTGCCCGCCTGGCTGTCCCGGCTAATGCCGCCACGCTTTCGGTCCGTGATGGCCTGGGACCGCTGGCGCAAGCTCTTTCTGCTGGCGGGCCTCAGCCTCGTGTTGGCCCTGCTTTTGGCCCCGCCGCCTCAGCGGCCGCTGCACCACTATCAGGTGGGCCAGATCGCTCGGGAAGACCTGAAAGCCCCCCAGGATCTCCTGGTGGAGGATGCCGACACCACCGCCAAACGTCAGCAGGAGGCGGTGGCCCAGGTGCCGCCGGTCCTGGACCTGGACGAGGAGGCGGCGGAGCACATCAATGAGCGCCTCCACCGGGCCATGGCCTTCATGCGGGAGCAATTGCAGCGGCTGGGAGCCAACGGCAAGGCCTCAGGGGGCGCCTACCAGGAGCTCCTGGAGAACCTCAAGCCGGAGTTTGACCGGCTTTTGGGGGTGAGCCTGCCCGGACCCACCTTTCTCCTTTTGGCCCGGGGGGATTTCTCCCCCTCCCTGGAGGCCCTGGCCAAGCGCCTGGTGCAGGAGTTCTGCCGCCAGGGGGTCATCGGCTCCCGGACCCTGCCCACGCCGGAGCCCAAAGAGATCACCCTGCGCCGCCTGCCCTCCCGGAAGGAGCAGGTCTTAAGCCCCCCTTTCCCCTTTGTGGAGGTGGACAATCTGCGCCAGCCGGTGGCCAAGGTCTGCCGGGATATCGGGGGCAACATCCCGCCGGCGGACCGCTGGCTGGTGTGCGACCTGGTGCAGTTCCTCCTGACCCCCAACGTCACCCTGAACCTGGCGGAGACCCAGGAGCGCCGCCAGGCTGCCATGCGCCAGGTGAAGCCGGTCTTCTTCCCGGTGAAGAAGGGGGAACTTCTGGTGCGCGCCGGGGAACGCCTCACTCCCACCCATCTGGCGAAGATTCAGGCCTTGAGCCGGGTCTCTTCCCCCCGTCGCCAGGTGGTGATCTTTTTGGGGGTCTTTTTGAGCTTCATGCTCCTCATGGGCATCTCCTACCACCTGGCCCGCCTGTCTCTCAAGCGCTTCTCCACCCAGTTTAAAGACCTCCTCTTTTTGGCGGTGCTGCTGGCGGCCCATACCGGCTTGTGCCGTCTCTTCCTGGGGTTGGGAGAGCTTCTGGCCGCCAGCCGCCCGGAGTTGGGGACCCATCTGGTCTATGGCTGGCCGGTGGCTCTGGCTCCCATCTTGGCGGCCTTGTTCCTGGGGCTGGAGACCGGCCTGGGGGTGGCCTTCCTCTCCGCCACCCTGGCGGCCCTACTCCTGGACAAGCCCTTTCCCATCTTCCTGTATTTCCTCAGCGCCGGCCTGGTGGGCATCTGGGGGGTGCGCTCCTGCCAGCAGCGGGCTGACCTCATCCGGGCAGGGCTGGCCGTGGCTTTGGTGAACCTGGTGATGCTCACCGCCTTCAAGCTCCTGGACTACCCCTTTACCCTGAAGGAGCTCCTCCTCGGGCAGGCCTTAGCCATCGGCGGGGGGGTCTTTACCGGCATCCTGGCCCTGGGCCTCACCCCCCTGGCGGAGATGGGCTTCCGCTACTCCTCCAACATCCGCCTCCTGGAGCTCCTGAACCTGGACCAGCCTTTATTGAAGGAGCTGATGCTGGTGGCGCCGGGGACTTATCACCACTCCCTGGTGGTGGGCCAGATGGTGGAGGCCGCCGCCGCCGCCATCGGCGCCAATCCCCTCCTGGCCAAGGCCGCGGCCTACTACCACGACATCGGCAAGATCAAAAAGCCCCTGTACTTCGTGGAAAATCAGATCGGGGTGGAGAACCGCCACGAGAAGCTGGCCCCCTCCATGAGCAGCCTCATCCTCATCGCCCATGTGAAGGAGGGAGCAGAGCTGGCCCGCAAACACCACCTGGGGGAGCAGATCGCCGACATCATCCGCCAGCACCACGGCACCTGCTTCATCAGTTATTTCTATCAGAAAGCCAAGGCCCTGGCCTCGGACCCCTCCCAGGTGCACATGGAGGACTACCGCTACCCCGGCCCCCGGCCCCAGACCAAGGAGGCGGGCCTGGTGCTCATTGCCGACCAGCTGGAGGCCGCCTCCCGCACCCTCACCGATCCCACCCCGGCCCGGGTCACCGGCATGGTGCAGAAGATCATCAACAACATCTTTGCCGACGGCCAACTGGATGAATGCGAGCTGACATTAAAAGAATTGCATCTCATCGCCAAGCACTGCATCAAGGTCTTAAACGGCATCTGTCACCATCGCATCCAGTATCCCCAGCCGGTGGAAAAGACCCGGGCCAATGACCATCTGGATAAACAACCGCCAGCGAAAGATCAGGCTCGAGCCGCAAACGGTGCGGACAAAAGCCGGGAGGATCTTAAACGCCTTGGGATGGTCTGA
- the ybeY gene encoding rRNA maturation RNase YbeY, whose translation MGWSEADLSLTLVSDRAMAALNRRTFGRRGPTNVIAFPLDAPAGPEEPPAPSASGPPRVLGEVVISLETTVRQAQEAGWPWEELLDFYLIHGILHLLGYDHETPAEEAAMEAKAWELMEVLRQPAEEAGD comes from the coding sequence TTGGGATGGTCTGAGGCGGACCTCTCCCTCACCTTGGTGTCGGATCGGGCCATGGCCGCCTTAAACCGCCGCACCTTCGGCCGCCGGGGCCCCACCAACGTCATCGCCTTCCCCCTGGACGCCCCCGCGGGCCCGGAAGAGCCTCCCGCTCCCTCCGCCTCCGGGCCGCCCCGGGTCTTGGGGGAGGTGGTCATCTCCCTGGAGACCACCGTCCGGCAGGCCCAGGAGGCGGGCTGGCCCTGGGAAGAACTCCTCGACTTTTATCTCATTCACGGTATATTACACTTGCTGGGCTACGACCATGAGACCCCGGCCGAGGAAGCGGCCATGGAGGCCAAAGCCTGGGAGCTCATGGAGGTGCTGCGACAGCCGGCAGAGGAGGCAGGCGACTGA
- a CDS encoding pyridoxine 5'-phosphate synthase produces the protein MAKLEVNVDHVATLRQARLGREPDPVTAAALAELAGAHGIIVHLREDRRHIQDRDLRLLRETVKTRLNLEMAATEEMLRIASEVKPDLVTLVPEKRQELTTEGGLDVVSQKDVLRDYIQRLKAAGLTVSLFVDADYAQLNAAKEVGAAWVELHTGTYAEAESEAEAQRLFDQLLDAARHARSLGLRVKCGHGLNYVNILPFRGRPEFEEFSIGHSIISRAVLVGMERAVREMLALITT, from the coding sequence TTGGCGAAACTGGAAGTGAATGTGGATCATGTGGCCACCCTCCGGCAGGCCCGCCTGGGGCGGGAGCCCGATCCGGTGACCGCCGCCGCCTTGGCGGAGCTGGCCGGGGCCCACGGCATCATCGTGCACTTGCGGGAGGACCGCCGGCACATTCAGGACCGGGACCTGAGGCTTCTGCGGGAGACCGTCAAGACCCGCCTCAACCTGGAGATGGCGGCCACCGAGGAGATGCTCCGCATCGCTTCCGAGGTCAAACCCGATCTGGTGACCCTGGTGCCGGAAAAGCGCCAGGAGCTCACCACCGAAGGGGGCCTGGACGTGGTGAGCCAAAAGGACGTCCTCCGGGATTATATTCAGCGCCTCAAGGCCGCCGGGCTCACCGTCAGCCTCTTTGTGGATGCGGATTATGCCCAACTGAACGCCGCCAAGGAGGTGGGAGCTGCCTGGGTGGAGCTGCACACCGGCACCTATGCCGAAGCCGAAAGCGAAGCCGAGGCCCAGAGGCTTTTTGACCAGCTCCTGGACGCCGCCCGCCATGCCCGCAGCCTGGGGCTCCGGGTCAAATGCGGCCACGGCCTCAATTATGTCAATATCCTGCCCTTTCGGGGGCGCCCGGAGTTTGAGGAGTTTTCCATCGGCCACAGCATCATCAGCCGGGCGGTGCTGGTGGGGATGGAGCGGGCGGTCCGGGAGATGCTGGCCCTCATCACCACCTGA
- a CDS encoding PHP domain-containing protein — translation MAKNMPQLVDLHTHSTASDGSLPPREVVRLAKARGLTAIALTDHDTIEGLAEAVAAGQELGLEVIPGVEISARHPRGSMHILGYFLDWQSPLLAQRLAVLQQARADRNPQIIAKLNALGIPLTLAQVEAVSGGGQVGRPHIARALWEAGYVGSIQEAFDIYLGNDGKAYVSKFRFPPAEAIAMIREAGGVAVLAHPFTLNPADVAELRALLAELTALGLAGVECYYPEHTPEQEALYLALAREFNLAVSGGSDFHGDNKPEVELGRVSIQAKLTYDLVAGLKARRIAQLSSPA, via the coding sequence GTGGCCAAAAACATGCCGCAGTTGGTGGACCTGCACACCCACAGCACCGCCTCGGACGGCTCCCTCCCGCCCCGGGAGGTGGTGCGCCTGGCCAAGGCCCGGGGCCTTACGGCCATCGCCCTCACCGACCACGACACCATCGAGGGGTTGGCGGAGGCGGTGGCCGCCGGCCAGGAACTGGGGCTGGAGGTCATCCCCGGGGTGGAGATCAGCGCCCGGCACCCCCGCGGCTCCATGCACATCCTGGGCTACTTCCTCGATTGGCAAAGCCCTTTGCTGGCCCAAAGGCTGGCCGTCCTGCAGCAGGCCCGGGCGGACCGCAACCCTCAGATCATCGCCAAACTCAATGCCCTGGGGATCCCTTTGACCCTGGCCCAGGTGGAGGCGGTGAGCGGCGGCGGCCAGGTGGGGCGGCCCCACATCGCCCGGGCCCTGTGGGAGGCGGGCTATGTGGGCAGCATCCAGGAGGCCTTTGACATCTACCTGGGGAACGACGGCAAGGCCTATGTGAGCAAGTTCCGCTTCCCGCCGGCGGAGGCCATCGCCATGATACGGGAGGCGGGCGGGGTGGCGGTGCTGGCCCATCCCTTTACCCTCAACCCCGCCGATGTCGCCGAGTTGCGGGCCCTCCTTGCGGAGCTGACGGCCCTGGGTTTGGCGGGGGTGGAGTGCTACTACCCGGAGCACACCCCGGAGCAGGAGGCCTTGTACCTGGCCCTGGCCCGGGAGTTCAACCTGGCGGTGAGCGGCGGCTCGGATTTCCACGGCGACAACAAGCCGGAGGTGGAGCTGGGCCGGGTGAGCATTCAGGCCAAGCTCACCTATGACCTGGTGGCCGGACTGAAAGCCAGACGCATCGCCCAGCTCAGCTCCCCGGCCTGA
- a CDS encoding 4Fe-4S dicluster domain-containing protein, translating to MAESLAFALAENLAAAGLAVDTCYQCRKCSNGCPLVFAMDLPPDRVIRLALLGGEAELLACRTIWVCSSCETCTTRCPNGIDIAGVMDWLKEQAVAKGAAVPEPEVRDFHRAFLGAVKLMGGRLSEPVVMALYTLKGGRWLTKLRRSAAAGELATALGLLKRRRLPLTPPPRLGGAGEVARILRRW from the coding sequence ATGGCTGAGAGCCTTGCCTTCGCCTTGGCGGAAAATCTGGCCGCCGCCGGCCTGGCGGTGGATACCTGTTACCAGTGCCGCAAGTGCAGCAATGGCTGCCCCTTGGTCTTTGCCATGGACCTGCCGCCGGATCGGGTCATCCGGCTGGCCCTCCTGGGGGGGGAGGCGGAGCTTTTAGCCTGCCGCACCATCTGGGTGTGCTCCTCTTGCGAGACCTGCACCACCCGTTGCCCCAACGGCATTGACATCGCCGGGGTGATGGACTGGCTGAAAGAGCAGGCGGTGGCCAAAGGTGCGGCCGTGCCGGAGCCCGAGGTGCGGGATTTTCACCGGGCCTTCCTGGGGGCCGTGAAGCTCATGGGCGGGCGCCTCTCCGAGCCCGTGGTCATGGCCTTGTACACGCTGAAGGGCGGCCGCTGGCTCACGAAGCTCCGCCGCAGCGCCGCCGCCGGGGAATTGGCCACGGCGCTGGGGCTCCTGAAGCGCCGGCGCCTGCCGCTTACTCCGCCGCCTCGCCTGGGCGGTGCCGGAGAAGTGGCCCGCATTTTGCGGCGCTGGTGA
- a CDS encoding CoB--CoM heterodisulfide reductase iron-sulfur subunit B family protein: MKLSYYPGCSLEGTAADYAASIAGVAELLGLTLAELPDWNCCGASAAHSLDEAAARALPVRNLRLAQTVGLDVVAPCALCFNRLKAGAKALAAEGERPTFRVWDLLDLLTQPYFLQRMADLRARPLTGLQAVCYYGCLVNRPPHITDAANPENPGNMEKLLQVLGATPLEWSFKTDCCGAGLAVARPDLIDRLVQRLYDRALRAGAECLVVSCQMCQANLDLPQARISRQAGKKYELPVLYFTELIALALGHPEVPRWLARHLVDPRPLLTAKGLL; encoded by the coding sequence ATGAAACTTTCGTATTATCCCGGCTGCTCCCTGGAGGGGACCGCCGCCGACTATGCCGCCAGTATCGCCGGAGTGGCGGAACTGCTAGGGCTCACCCTGGCGGAGCTGCCGGACTGGAACTGCTGCGGCGCCAGCGCCGCCCACAGCCTGGATGAGGCAGCCGCCCGGGCCCTGCCGGTGCGCAATCTCCGGCTGGCCCAGACGGTGGGCCTGGATGTGGTGGCGCCCTGCGCCCTGTGTTTCAACCGCCTCAAGGCCGGCGCCAAGGCCCTGGCGGCGGAAGGGGAACGCCCGACTTTCCGGGTCTGGGACCTCTTGGACCTCCTCACCCAGCCTTATTTTTTGCAGCGGATGGCTGACCTCCGGGCGCGGCCCCTCACCGGCCTGCAAGCGGTGTGCTACTACGGCTGCCTGGTGAACCGGCCCCCCCACATCACCGATGCTGCCAATCCTGAAAATCCGGGCAATATGGAGAAGCTTCTCCAGGTGTTGGGGGCCACGCCTCTGGAGTGGTCCTTTAAGACCGACTGCTGCGGCGCCGGCCTGGCGGTGGCTCGGCCGGACCTCATTGACCGGCTGGTCCAGCGCCTCTATGACCGGGCGCTTCGGGCCGGGGCCGAGTGCCTGGTGGTCTCCTGCCAAATGTGCCAGGCCAATCTGGACCTGCCCCAGGCCCGGATCTCCCGGCAGGCCGGGAAGAAATATGAGCTGCCGGTGCTCTACTTCACCGAGCTCATCGCCCTGGCCCTGGGCCATCCCGAGGTGCCCCGGTGGCTGGCCCGCCACCTGGTGGATCCCCGGCCGCTGCTCACGGCCAAGGGCTTGTTATGA
- a CDS encoding FAD-dependent oxidoreductase: MGAVLVVGGGIAGLQAALDLADSGFFVYLADKEPALGGVMSQLDKTFPTNDCSTCILSPKLAEAGRHLNIEIIAPARVVEIAGQAGNFAVRLVEPARGVSLEKCIACGICAEKCPKRVPDPFNEGLGHRKAAYLRYPQAVPLKYCIDKDHCLYFLRGVCRACERFCPTKAIDLTEPDRERRLQVGAIILAPGFRPVDARLKPELGWGRYPNVLTALQFERLLSATGPTAGELRRPSDGRHPRRVAWLHCVGSRDETIGRGFCSAACCMFAVKQAIIAKEHDRELQPTLFYIDLRAQGKGFDNYCAWAEQVGVRFVRSHISRITEEPRTHDLEITFLDESGELKEEVFDLAVLATGFDIPAEVRQLAETAGIAVNRWGFCPGEGLEAVVTNRPGIFVCGVFQGPKDIPETVSQASAAAAQAAMLLAPARGTLTRQPQYPTERQVVGEPPRIGVFVCHCGINIAGVVDVARVAEYARSLPGVVYAEDSLFMCSNETLSHIQEVIRQENLNRVVVAACSPRTHEPLFQEALRGAGLNKYLFYLANIRNQDSWVHFREPEAATEKAMALVRMAVARVARQAPLTETPAAVTREALVVGGGLAGLTAALTLAEAGLPVTLVEQEERLGGLIPRLRTTLEGCDLVGHVKDLAQKVHKHPRIRVLLPARLARLAGQAGNFTAQIETPASLEEVRFGAAVIATGGAPYEPTEYLHGRHPRVVTQLRLGEMLAEQPEALGEAPTVVMIQCVGSREPAHPYCSRICCSEAVKNALALRKLRPRARVIILYRDMRTFGFRELYYRQAREAGVRFVRFVPEKPPQVSPAGEGLAVAVWDAQLRDTLTLPADWLVLSAALRPHPGTREVAQLCKLPYDADGFLLEAHQKLRPLEFATAGYFLCGLAHGPKFAEEIITQARGAASRALTLLAQECRWVGGPVAQVITARCAECLTCVRVCPFQVPVIDPHSHKAYIDPARCQGCGICPAECPYKAITFHHAADDQLLAEIAAAMD; this comes from the coding sequence GTGGGCGCCGTTTTGGTGGTGGGCGGCGGCATCGCCGGCCTGCAGGCGGCCCTGGACTTGGCCGACAGCGGCTTTTTCGTCTATCTGGCGGACAAGGAGCCGGCCCTGGGCGGGGTCATGTCCCAACTGGACAAGACCTTCCCCACCAACGACTGTTCCACCTGCATCCTCTCCCCCAAGCTGGCGGAGGCGGGCAGGCATCTGAACATCGAGATCATCGCCCCGGCCCGGGTGGTGGAGATTGCCGGCCAGGCCGGGAATTTTGCCGTGCGCCTTGTCGAGCCGGCCCGCGGCGTCAGCCTGGAGAAATGCATCGCCTGCGGCATCTGCGCCGAGAAATGCCCCAAGCGGGTGCCCGACCCCTTCAACGAAGGCCTGGGCCACCGCAAGGCCGCTTATCTCCGTTATCCTCAGGCCGTGCCCCTGAAGTATTGCATCGACAAGGACCACTGCCTCTACTTCCTGAGGGGGGTGTGCCGGGCCTGCGAGCGTTTTTGTCCCACGAAGGCCATTGACCTCACCGAACCGGACCGGGAACGGCGCCTGCAGGTGGGCGCCATCATCCTGGCCCCGGGGTTTCGGCCGGTGGACGCCCGCCTCAAGCCGGAGCTGGGCTGGGGGCGGTATCCCAATGTGCTCACCGCCCTCCAGTTCGAGCGCCTCCTGTCCGCCACCGGCCCCACCGCCGGGGAACTTAGGCGCCCCAGCGACGGCCGCCACCCCCGCAGGGTGGCCTGGCTGCACTGCGTGGGCTCCCGGGATGAGACTATCGGCCGGGGCTTCTGCTCCGCCGCCTGCTGCATGTTCGCGGTGAAGCAGGCCATCATCGCCAAGGAGCACGACCGGGAGCTTCAGCCCACCCTGTTCTATATTGACCTGAGGGCGCAGGGGAAGGGCTTCGACAACTACTGCGCCTGGGCCGAGCAGGTGGGGGTGCGCTTCGTGCGCTCCCACATCTCCCGCATCACCGAAGAACCCCGCACCCACGACCTGGAGATCACCTTTTTGGATGAATCGGGCGAGCTTAAGGAGGAGGTCTTCGATCTGGCGGTCCTGGCCACCGGCTTTGACATCCCCGCCGAGGTGAGGCAGTTGGCGGAGACCGCCGGCATTGCCGTCAACCGCTGGGGCTTTTGCCCGGGTGAGGGGCTGGAGGCGGTGGTCACGAACCGGCCGGGGATTTTCGTCTGCGGGGTCTTTCAGGGGCCAAAGGACATCCCGGAGACCGTGAGCCAGGCCTCCGCCGCTGCGGCCCAGGCGGCCATGCTCCTGGCGCCGGCCCGGGGCACTCTCACCCGGCAGCCGCAGTATCCCACGGAGCGGCAGGTCGTGGGGGAGCCCCCCCGCATCGGGGTCTTTGTCTGCCACTGCGGCATCAACATCGCCGGGGTGGTGGACGTGGCCCGAGTAGCGGAGTATGCCCGAAGCCTCCCCGGCGTGGTCTATGCCGAGGACAGCCTGTTCATGTGCTCCAATGAGACCCTGAGCCACATCCAGGAAGTCATCCGGCAGGAGAACCTCAACCGGGTGGTGGTGGCTGCCTGCAGCCCCCGCACCCATGAGCCCCTGTTTCAGGAGGCCTTGCGGGGCGCCGGGCTGAACAAGTATCTCTTTTACCTGGCCAATATCCGCAACCAGGACTCCTGGGTGCACTTCCGGGAGCCGGAGGCGGCCACAGAAAAGGCCATGGCCCTGGTGCGCATGGCCGTGGCCCGGGTGGCAAGGCAGGCGCCGCTCACTGAAACCCCGGCTGCCGTCACCCGGGAGGCCCTGGTGGTAGGAGGCGGCCTGGCGGGGCTCACCGCCGCCCTCACCCTGGCGGAGGCCGGCCTGCCGGTGACCCTGGTGGAGCAGGAAGAGCGTCTCGGCGGGCTTATTCCCCGCTTGCGCACCACCCTGGAAGGCTGTGATCTGGTGGGCCACGTCAAGGACCTCGCCCAGAAGGTGCACAAGCATCCCCGCATCCGGGTCCTGCTGCCAGCCCGGCTGGCCCGGCTGGCCGGCCAGGCCGGGAACTTCACGGCACAGATAGAGACGCCTGCAAGCCTCGAGGAAGTGCGCTTCGGGGCCGCCGTCATCGCCACCGGCGGGGCCCCCTATGAGCCCACGGAATATCTGCACGGCCGTCACCCCCGGGTGGTGACCCAGCTCCGTCTGGGGGAGATGCTGGCGGAGCAGCCCGAGGCCCTGGGAGAGGCCCCCACGGTGGTGATGATCCAGTGCGTGGGCTCCCGGGAGCCGGCCCACCCCTACTGCAGCCGCATCTGCTGCAGCGAGGCGGTGAAAAACGCCCTGGCCCTAAGAAAACTCAGGCCTCGGGCCCGGGTAATCATCCTCTACCGGGATATGCGCACCTTCGGCTTTCGGGAACTGTATTACCGTCAGGCCCGGGAGGCCGGAGTGCGCTTTGTGCGCTTTGTGCCGGAGAAGCCGCCCCAGGTGAGCCCGGCAGGCGAGGGCCTGGCGGTGGCGGTGTGGGATGCCCAACTCCGGGACACTTTGACCCTGCCGGCGGACTGGCTGGTGCTCTCCGCCGCCCTGCGGCCCCATCCCGGCACCCGGGAGGTGGCCCAGCTCTGCAAGCTCCCGTACGACGCCGACGGCTTCCTTCTGGAGGCGCATCAGAAGCTCCGGCCCCTCGAGTTCGCCACCGCCGGCTACTTTCTCTGCGGCCTGGCCCACGGACCCAAGTTCGCCGAGGAGATCATCACCCAGGCCCGGGGCGCGGCCTCCCGGGCGCTGACGCTTCTGGCCCAGGAATGCCGGTGGGTGGGCGGCCCGGTGGCCCAGGTCATCACCGCCCGCTGCGCCGAATGCCTCACCTGTGTCCGGGTCTGCCCCTTCCAGGTGCCGGTCATCGACCCCCACAGCCACAAGGCCTACATCGATCCGGCCCGCTGCCAGGGCTGCGGCATCTGCCCGGCGGAATGCCCCTATAAGGCCATCACCTTCCACCACGCCGCAGACGACCAGCTCCTGGCGGAGATCGCCGCGGCGATGGACTGA
- a CDS encoding sensor domain-containing diguanylate cyclase, with product MVEIRRFLKEGEDTGALERVLACLEFSKALMGVCDMETLLTQVLKRISQLIPARNWSLLLLDQKTMELYFAVTVGVDPEPLKHIRLKLGEGIAGTVALSGRPIFIPDAPKDPRFCARVDEVTGFVTRSIIALPLVVRNQVIGVFEVVNVEDEEVFTARYLPLLNILADYVAIAVDNVYNLQKLQARTFIDEVTGFYNTRYLAAKLDRYLEDLVAKGRELSLVFLDLDNFKGIVDNHGHLAGSKVLTEVARVLASGLGPEDSLIRYGGDEFIILLPGVSQKAALELVRRLRQTLNQARFLQEEGINLTLTASYGIATLPQDAQDKETLLRIADRAMFRGKNRGKDCIMVGEALSPVT from the coding sequence ATGGTTGAGATCCGCCGCTTTCTCAAGGAAGGGGAAGACACCGGCGCCCTGGAGCGCGTCCTGGCCTGTCTGGAGTTCTCCAAGGCCCTCATGGGCGTCTGTGACATGGAGACGCTCCTGACCCAGGTCCTGAAGCGCATCTCCCAGCTCATTCCGGCCCGCAACTGGTCCCTGCTGCTCCTGGACCAGAAGACCATGGAACTCTACTTCGCGGTGACCGTGGGGGTGGACCCGGAGCCCCTGAAGCACATCCGCTTGAAGCTGGGGGAGGGCATTGCTGGCACCGTGGCTTTGAGCGGCCGGCCCATCTTCATCCCCGACGCCCCCAAGGATCCTCGCTTCTGCGCCCGGGTGGACGAGGTCACCGGCTTTGTCACCCGCTCCATCATTGCTCTCCCCCTGGTGGTGCGTAACCAGGTCATCGGCGTGTTCGAGGTGGTGAACGTGGAGGATGAGGAGGTGTTCACCGCCCGTTACCTGCCGCTCTTGAATATCCTGGCGGATTATGTGGCCATCGCGGTGGACAACGTCTATAACCTCCAGAAACTCCAGGCCCGCACCTTCATCGACGAAGTCACCGGCTTTTACAACACCCGCTATCTGGCCGCCAAGCTGGACCGTTACCTGGAGGACCTGGTGGCCAAGGGCCGGGAGCTCTCTTTAGTGTTCCTGGATCTGGACAATTTCAAGGGCATTGTTGACAACCACGGGCATCTGGCGGGGAGCAAGGTGCTCACCGAAGTGGCCCGGGTGCTGGCCTCCGGTCTGGGGCCGGAGGACAGCCTCATCCGCTATGGCGGCGATGAATTCATCATTCTCCTGCCGGGCGTCAGCCAAAAGGCGGCCCTGGAGCTGGTGCGCCGCCTGCGCCAGACCCTCAACCAGGCCCGTTTTTTGCAGGAGGAAGGCATCAATCTGACGCTGACGGCCAGCTACGGCATCGCCACCCTGCCCCAGGACGCCCAGGACAAGGAGACCCTGCTGCGCATCGCCGATCGGGCCATGTTCCGGGGCAAAAACCGGGGCAAGGACTGCATCATGGTGGGGGAGGCCCTGAGCCCGGTCACCTGA
- a CDS encoding tetratricopeptide repeat protein, with protein MRKLLAVLGVAVLLWGCQRGPTAEEEARAWLEKGLQQFQNRQYSQAIDSLSRATASPPQAAAAYTLLGLAYRFHYYELRDQDLRAKEVEAYRRALAADPEYWLAHYHLGTTLYYDGEQAAAREHFRRVVALQPQHPDRAQLEEMIAAGETP; from the coding sequence ATGCGCAAACTTTTGGCAGTTCTGGGAGTAGCGGTGCTCCTGTGGGGATGCCAGCGGGGCCCCACGGCCGAGGAGGAGGCCCGCGCCTGGCTGGAAAAGGGCCTCCAGCAGTTCCAGAATCGGCAATATTCGCAAGCCATTGACAGCCTTTCCCGGGCGACGGCCTCTCCGCCCCAGGCCGCGGCCGCCTACACCCTCCTGGGTCTGGCCTATCGCTTCCACTACTATGAGCTCCGGGACCAGGACCTGCGGGCCAAGGAGGTGGAGGCCTACCGCCGGGCCTTGGCCGCCGATCCGGAATACTGGCTGGCCCACTATCATCTGGGCACCACCCTCTATTACGACGGGGAACAGGCGGCGGCACGAGAACATTTCCGCCGGGTGGTGGCGCTCCAGCCGCAGCATCCCGATCGGGCCCAGCTGGAGGAGATGATCGCCGCCGGGGAGACGCCGTGA
- a CDS encoding c-type cytochrome translates to MSRTRWAGIAVALFLLWTAPGWSGDLTGEELARRLGCRACHTWQGAGGTQAPALDGVGQRLSRPELERRLTSTPSRRMPSFAFLRPQDWQALLTFLEGL, encoded by the coding sequence GTGAGTCGCACCCGGTGGGCAGGGATTGCCGTGGCGCTGTTTCTCCTGTGGACTGCGCCCGGCTGGTCCGGGGATCTCACCGGGGAGGAACTGGCCCGGAGGCTGGGCTGCCGGGCCTGCCACACCTGGCAGGGGGCGGGAGGGACGCAAGCCCCCGCCTTGGACGGGGTGGGGCAACGGCTGAGCCGCCCTGAGCTGGAGCGCCGGCTCACCAGCACCCCCAGCCGGCGTATGCCCAGTTTTGCCTTCCTGCGCCCCCAGGACTGGCAGGCCCTGCTGACCTTCCTGGAGGGCCTGTGA